In one window of Miscanthus floridulus cultivar M001 chromosome 12, ASM1932011v1, whole genome shotgun sequence DNA:
- the LOC136497693 gene encoding vacuolar iron transporter homolog 5-like, translating into MAMMSSMDGGSNFGKVAAVVDAENPAATIVVGPPCAVVDIDDDDDLSQRGNWLRAAVLGANDGLVSTASLMLGVGAVKADARAMLISGFAGLLAGACSMAIGEFVSVCSQRDVELARLDRDGKRGGQEEKALPSPVQAAAASALAFSVGALLPLLAAGFIADYRLRIGVVAAVATATLAAFGCVGAVLGRAPVARSCARVVVGGWVAMAVTFGLMRLFKASGI; encoded by the coding sequence ATGGCCATGATGAGCAGCATGGACGGCGGCAGCAACTTCGGCAAGGTGGCCGCCGTGGTGGACGCCGAGAACCCTGCGGCCACCATAGTCGTGGGGCCGCCGTGCGCGGTggtggacatcgacgacgacgacgacctgtCGCAGCGCGGCAACTGGCTGCGCGCGGCGGTGCTTGGCGCAAACGACGGGCTGGTGTCGACGGCGTCGCTGATGCTGGGCGTGGGCGCCGTGAAGGCAGACGCGCGCGCCATGTTGATCTCCGGGTTCGCAGGCCTGCTGGCGGGCGCGTGCAGCATGGCCATCGGCGAGTTCGTGTCCGTGTGCTCCCAGCGCGACGTGGAGCTGGCGCGGCTGGACCGCGACGGAAAGCGCGGCGGCCAGGAGGAGAAGGCGCTGCCCAGCCCCGTGCAGGCCGCCGCGGCGTCCGCGCTGGCTTTCTCCGTGGGCGCGCTCCTGCCGCTGCTGGCCGCCGGGTTCATCGCCGACTACAGGCTGCGGATCGGGGTGGTGGCCGCCGTGGCCACCGCCACGCTGGCCGCGTTCGGCTGCGTGGGCGCCGTGCTGGGGCGCGCCCCCGTGGCGAGGTCGTGCGCGCGCGTCGTCGTCGGCGGTTGGGTCGCCATGGCCGTCACCTTCGGCCTCATGAGGCTCTTCAAGGCCAGCGGCATATGA
- the LOC136496540 gene encoding SKP1-interacting partner 15-like, whose protein sequence is MAAGSGPDPAAEAQPPPPIHHLPPDALHNVLLRLQLRDAVVCRPVSRLFHETLSPQLLALLPTLRLLLLRHPRPDGGGCLHAFDPARRTWLRLPFAHFLPYQSFSPVASSTSLLYLWVETSSSTSPLALPSTSSSSSSASAAAPAHPPKSLAVCNPFAGTYRLLPQLGSAWARHGTVLAGPGGTVLVLTELAALSYTPSGSGKWMKHPLSLPSKPRSPILASAAAAVFALCDVGTPWRSQWKLFSCPLAMLTGGWAPVERAAWGDVFEVLKRPRLLAGAGGRRVLMIGGLRSSFAMDAPCSTVLILRLDLATMEWDEAGRMPPNMYRCFTGLCEAASQGNAMPAAAAGGNNKVKVFGGDGKVWFAGKRVRGKLAMWEEDEMGSGGKWDWVDGVPGYGDGVYRGFVFDGGFTAIP, encoded by the coding sequence atggccgccggctCCGGCCCCGACCCGGCCGCGGAAGCGCAGCCCCCGCCGCCGATCCACCACCTGCCGCCGGACGCGCTCCACAACGTGCTGCTCCGCCTGCAGCTGCGCGACGCCGTCGTGTGCCGCCCCGTCTCGCGCCTCTTCCACGAGACCCTCTCGCCGCAGCTCCTCGCGCTGCTCCCGACCCTGCGCCTCCTTCTCCTCCGCCACCCACGccccgacggcggcggctgcctcCACGCCTTCGACCCCGCGCGCCGCACCTGGCTCCGCCTCCCCTTCGCCCACTTCCTCCCCTACCAGTCCTTCTCCCCCGTCGCCTCATCCACGTCGCTTCTCTACCTCTGGGTCgagacctcctcctccacctcgcccCTGGCACTCCCGTccacctcttcttcctcctcctccgcctccgccgccgcgcccgcgcaccCGCCCAAATCGCTCGCCGTCTGCAACCCCTTCGCCGGCACGTACCGCCTCCTGCCCCAGCTCGGATCCGCCTGGGCGCGCCACGGCACCGTCCTCGCCGGCCCCGGCGGCACGGTGCTCGTCCTCACCGAGCTCGCTGCGCTGTCCTACACCCCCTCCGGATCCGGCAAGTGGATGAAGCATCCCCTCTCTCTGCCGTCCAAGCCGCGGAGCCCCATActggcctccgccgccgccgccgtcttcgCCCTCTGCGACGTCGGCACGCCGTGGCGAAGCCAGTGGAAGCTCTTCTCCTGCCCGCTTGCCATGCTCACCGGGGGCTGGGCGCCCGTGGAGCGAGCAGCGTGGGGAGACGTCTTCGAGGTCCTCAAGCGTCCGCGACTCCTTGCTGGGGCCGGCGGCCGCCGGGTCCTTATGATCGGCGGCCTCAGGTCTTCGTTCGCCATGGACGCGCCGTGCTCCACGGTGCTCATACTCCGCCTAGATCTGGCTACCATGGAGTGGGACGAAGCTGGGCGCATGCCGCCCAATATGTACCGCTGCTTCACTGGCCTCTGCGAGGCTGCTTCACAGGGCAACGCCATGCCCGCTGCTGCTGCCGGGGGAAACAATAAGGTCAAGGTTTTTGGAGGCGATGGGAAGGTGTGGTTTGCTGGTAAGCGAGTGCGCGGGAAGCTTGCAATGTGGGAGGAAGATGAGATGGGTAGCGGTGGCAAGTGGGACTGGGTGGACGGCGTTCCTGGTTATGGTGATGGTGTATACCGTGGATTTGTGTTCGATGGTGGGTTCACAGCGATTCCTTGA